A window of Bos taurus isolate L1 Dominette 01449 registration number 42190680 breed Hereford chromosome 8, ARS-UCD2.0, whole genome shotgun sequence contains these coding sequences:
- the TOPORSL gene encoding E3 ubiquitin-protein ligase Topors-like, with protein sequence MAVKYNLFMEMPLDFSSDCECPNCLEDIQNGASWNPCSMNSDESLHSRQRNKSMPSSSMQCFPPQGCSARPEEGTKEDSVFLPSEEESYVVTSENHDLGINLEGLTKKIRPLRELTVQELLREFGDSRKFPPNSVSLGHFRDQVVMKFRRALYYSGIWVAYVQGYRFEKHLSANYFKRNPDCLHRLVPWLKRELTAVYGDYGYTVKNILSTILHHMTKYDLDSDSFINLLEPYLQQHTHHFLHEFISFVHSPYNMETYDQRAIYQFPTVSPWVGKKSVASAPVLPLPKDQAVLAPQHDIKQSKNTQGQRNNDQRPLSGMKAFPSGNSCLKKSEVPLLHHKAGSKIHAWLKDKSEPGDLKVTPSTNSMLLNWDILREKGPGSLNCKKNVKERKTERIKLFPGHAQDMGKSETTARTFNSSAILNQEQPWKNSLKEKKALNVGQQINFQKKEAEKNKCSDSSPRTFQRRLPRERSLINCKSRKRDPSWSCISETAVSSKREGRKLNSFRKKRMKYRQPFRFAEVGSHCSRGIQRQPKSSTQRSKSWCVGLTNRSISRESSNPSLRGSHRSERFTQNICCELSKEKKAHAYESNYGRPSSATIQYMKFRSNAGKRPKYPLKSEDSYQAGSHCNSPTCLQSQKLTSPSKQEMNHKKTFPSAKIRTVRHRRNKYHCLDTQTTEEVSDEIGDLNDPRQKSSLSECVPSRRRQMQKENENPSLQKHHQAKSEQKGDKESETHRCKSF encoded by the coding sequence GACTGTGAGTGTCCTAACTGCTTGGAGGATATACAGAATGGAGCCAGTTGGAACCCCTGTTCCATGAACAGTGATGAATCTTTACAttcaagacaaagaaataaatctATGCCTTCATCCAGCATGCAGTGCTTTCCTCCCCAGGGTTGTTCCGCCAGGCCAGAGGAAGGCACCAAAGAAGACTCAGTGTTCCTTCCTTCGGAAGAAGAAAGCTATGTAGTGACTTCTGAAAACCATGATCTTGGCATAAACCTTGAGGGCCTTACAAAGAAAATCAGGCCATTGAGAGAGCTGACTGTCCAGGAGTTGCTGAGAGAGTTTGGGGACAGCAGAAAGTTCCCACCAAACTCTGTGTCTCTGGGTCACTTTAGAGACCAGGTGGTAATGAAGTTCAGAAGAGCTCTGTATTATTCCGGAATTTGGGTGGCATATGTCCAAGGCTACAGATTTGAAAAACACTTATCAGCTAATTATTTCAAGAGAAACCCTGATTGTTTACATCGGCTGGTTCCCTGGCTGAAACGAGAACTAACAGCTGTTTATGGAGATTATGGCTACACAGTGAAGAATATTCTATCCACCATTCTTCATCACATGACAAAATATGATCTAGACAGTGACTCCTTCATTAACCTCCTAGAACCTTATCTCCAACAACACACCCACCACTTTCTGCACGAATTTATCAGTTTTGTTCATTCGCCTTACAACATGGAGACTTATGACCAACGAGCCATCTATCAATTTCCTACTGTTTCACCTTGGGTAGGAAAAAAGTCTGTTGCATCAGCTCCTGTTTTGCCTTTGCCTAAGGATCAGGCTGTACTGGCACCTCAACATGATATAAAACAGTCTAAAAACACCCAGGGCCAACGGAATAATGACCAGAGGCCTCTGTCAGGCATGAAAGCGTTTCCCAGTGGTAACTCTTGCTTGAAGAAATCTGAAGTCCCACTACTCCATCATAAAGCAGGAAGCAAAATCCATGCTTGGCTCAAAGACAAATCAGAACCAGGTGATCTCAAAGTCACACCTTCTACCAATAGCATGCTCCTGAACTGGGATATACTAAGGGAAAAGGGCCCAGGCTCATTGAATtgcaaaaaaaatgttaaagagagGAAGACAGAAAGGATAAAGTTGTTTCCGGGTCATGCCCAGGATATGGGAAAGAGTGAAACAACTGCACGCACCTTCAATTCCTCAGCAATTTTGAATCAGGAGCAGCCATGGAAGAAcagcctaaaagaaaaaaaggctttgAACGTTGGCCAACAGATCAATTTCcagaaaaaagaagcagaaaaaaacaaatgttcaGACTCTTCACCAAGGACCTTTCAAAGAAGATTACCCAGAGAAAGATCCTTGATAAATTGCAAATCTAGAAAGAGGGACCCCTCCTGGAGCTGCATTTCAGAAACTGCCGTTTCTTCtaagagagaggggaggaagcTGAACTCTTTCAGAAAAAAGAGGATGAAGTACAGACAACCCTTCCGATTTGCAGAAGTAGGTTCACACTGCAGCAGGGGAATCCAAAGACAACCAAAGTCCAGTACTCAAAGATCTAAATCCTGGTGTGTTGGACTTACAAATAGATCTATAAGCAGAGAGTCAAGTAATCCCTCTCTGAGAGGAAGCCACAGAAGTGAACGCTTCACCCAGAATATATGCTGTGAGCTCTCAAAAGAAAAGAAGGCACATGCCTATGAATCAAACTATGGGAGGCCATCTTCAGCCACCATCCAATACATGAAGTTTCGTTCAAATGCTGGGAAGAGACCAAAGTATCCTTTGAAAAGTGAAGATTCTTACCAAGCTGGAAGCCACTGTAACAGTCCCACTTGTCTACAGAGTCAGAAACTCACATCCCCAAGTAAGCAAGAAATGAATCACAAAAAAACATTTCCTAGCGCTAAAATCAGAACAGTTAGGCATAGGAGAAACAAGTATCATTGTCTAGATACACAAACCACAGAGGAAGTCAGTGATGAAATAGGGGATCTGAATGATCCGAGGCAAAAGAGTAGTCTTTCTGAGTGTGTACCTTCCCGCAGGAGGCAAATGCAAAAGGAAAACGAGAATCCAAGCCTTCAGAAACATCACCAGGCCAAAAGTGAGCAGAAAGGAGACAAAGAATCAGAAACACATAGGTGCAAATCGTTTTGA